From the genome of Methylomonas sp. UP202, one region includes:
- the rdgB gene encoding RdgB/HAM1 family non-canonical purine NTP pyrophosphatase, producing the protein MSSIVLASGNAGKIREIQAILQNDLILPQSQFQVVEPEETGSTFVENAIIKARNAARHCGLPAIADDSGLVVDALGGAPGVLSARYAGAAASDSDNNAKLLDALSAVPDHQRTARFVCVMVFMRHADDPTPIVAQGVWEGRILREPLGGNGFGYDPLFWVEAFASSSAQLAPEQKNAVSHRGQALQELRRQLGGL; encoded by the coding sequence ATGAGTTCCATCGTGCTGGCCAGTGGTAATGCCGGCAAGATTCGGGAAATTCAGGCGATTTTGCAAAACGATTTGATTCTGCCGCAATCGCAATTTCAGGTCGTCGAGCCGGAGGAAACCGGTTCGACCTTCGTCGAAAATGCCATCATCAAGGCGCGCAATGCCGCGCGGCATTGCGGGTTGCCGGCCATCGCCGATGACTCCGGCTTGGTCGTCGATGCGCTGGGCGGCGCGCCCGGTGTGCTGTCGGCCCGCTACGCCGGCGCGGCTGCGTCGGATAGCGACAACAACGCCAAGTTGCTCGATGCTCTGTCGGCTGTGCCCGACCACCAGCGCACGGCCCGCTTTGTCTGCGTAATGGTGTTCATGCGTCATGCCGACGATCCGACCCCGATCGTCGCTCAGGGCGTTTGGGAAGGGCGTATCCTACGCGAACCGCTCGGCGGCAACGGCTTTGGCTACGATCCGTTGTTTTGGGTGGAGGCCTTCGCAAGTTCTTCGGCGCAACTGGCGCCCGAGCAAAAAAATGCCGTCAGCCATCGCGGCCAGGCTCTGCAAGAGCTGCGCCGCCAACTCGGCGGCTTGTGA
- a CDS encoding aminoglycoside phosphotransferase family protein, with translation MNNLRGIAEHFAGGQSVLAVESLGNGLINDTYAAATATGRFVLQRLNSEVFARPDWVMANLRCLTAHAARCAETSGLQVPGLLTGANGADVLIDDRGQYWRALEYLGPSESREALSRPAEATAVGEALARFHRLCADLPGEALHDTLPGFHITPTYYETYLQRLELPLRVAADADFGECVAYIESHAAAIPVLEQAKQRGELVERVIHGDPKLNNFLFRPGSDSIIGLIDLDTVKPGLPHYDIGDCLRSCCHTDGDRFDLSTARRVLGGYLTVCGDLIDAAADESLYAAIWLIPFELGLRFFSDYLDGSRYFKVSDPLHNLRRALAQFRLCDSIAEQRAALESSISKARRGTV, from the coding sequence GTGAATAACCTACGCGGCATCGCCGAGCATTTTGCCGGCGGGCAGTCGGTGTTGGCCGTCGAATCGCTCGGCAATGGCCTGATCAACGATACTTACGCGGCGGCAACCGCAACCGGGCGCTTCGTGCTGCAGCGCTTGAATTCCGAAGTGTTCGCTCGGCCCGATTGGGTGATGGCCAACTTGCGGTGCCTGACGGCTCACGCCGCACGGTGCGCCGAAACTAGCGGCTTGCAAGTACCGGGCTTGTTGACCGGCGCGAACGGCGCCGACGTTCTAATCGACGATCGGGGCCAATATTGGCGAGCGCTCGAATACCTCGGTCCGTCGGAAAGCCGAGAGGCGCTCAGCCGTCCGGCCGAAGCCACGGCCGTCGGCGAGGCGCTGGCCCGGTTTCACCGCTTGTGTGCCGATTTGCCGGGCGAAGCGCTGCACGATACCTTGCCCGGCTTTCACATTACGCCGACCTATTACGAGACGTATCTGCAACGCCTCGAGCTGCCGTTACGGGTGGCCGCCGACGCCGACTTTGGTGAATGCGTTGCCTATATTGAGAGCCACGCGGCGGCTATTCCGGTGCTGGAGCAAGCCAAACAGCGCGGCGAGCTGGTCGAGCGAGTGATCCACGGCGATCCCAAACTCAATAATTTTCTGTTCCGGCCCGGTAGCGATAGCATTATCGGCCTGATCGACCTGGATACCGTCAAACCCGGCCTGCCGCACTACGACATCGGCGATTGTTTGCGCTCTTGTTGTCATACGGACGGCGACCGTTTCGATCTGTCCACCGCGCGGCGCGTTCTCGGCGGTTATTTGACGGTCTGCGGCGATCTTATCGATGCCGCCGCCGACGAAAGCCTGTATGCGGCCATCTGGTTGATTCCGTTCGAGCTGGGTTTGCGATTTTTCAGCGATTATCTGGATGGCAGTCGCTATTTCAAGGTGAGCGATCCGTTGCACAACTTGCGACGCGCCCTAGCGCAGTTTCGGCTGTGCGACAGCATCGCCGAGCAGCGCGCGGCGTTGGAAAGCAGCATTTCGAAAGCGCGGCGCGGGACGGTTTGA
- a CDS encoding diguanylate cyclase, protein MAVANLKFADLVDVASLQTLMDGLCELIGIANAVIDTDGIVITHSGWQDACALYHRVDPRTRGNCLDSDTVLAASLLKGEAFAIYACLNGLVDCAMPIIVDGYHVANIFTGQCFTEPPDSDYFRERAQNLKFDEEAYLRAIAKIPVVPRERLEKITRMYADLAQILGAYGLDRLRQRQTAEELVTLSQRLAEKVEERTLELHERNSQLQREKQALTDSEARLQALFENMSSGVAVYLPIDDQASDFVFLAFNKAAEAIDKIQRDQVIGRPLSQVFPGAAEFGLAAVLRRVAATGRAEAFPSAHYRDGRVDGWRDNYVYQLPSGELVAIYDDVTELRERETVRQELDARFRSTFDAAAIGMALVLPDGHFMQVNAALCKIVGYSEAELLGLTFQDITHPDDLQTDLSQVQALLDGDGTGYQMEKRYFHKDGRLIWILLSVSAVRDGEDRILYFVSQVQDITDRRHLLEQLERQAHLDYLTGIANRRYFMEQAELELARVQRYGNHLSVLMLDIDRFKAINDTYGHAIGDRVLQKMGQIFIETLREIDIPGRLGGEEFAVLLPETGLQKAVEVADRLRVIVAASKIALASGLPLRFTVSIGIATLRESSVNIDTLLNLADQALYQAKQTGRNKVCCLEE, encoded by the coding sequence ATGGCCGTTGCCAATCTAAAATTTGCCGATCTTGTCGATGTCGCGAGTTTGCAGACATTGATGGACGGGTTATGCGAGCTGATTGGCATCGCCAACGCCGTCATCGATACCGACGGCATCGTTATCACCCACTCCGGTTGGCAAGACGCCTGCGCGCTCTATCATCGCGTCGATCCCCGCACTCGCGGCAATTGTTTGGACAGCGATACGGTATTGGCCGCCAGTTTGCTGAAGGGAGAGGCGTTTGCGATTTACGCTTGCCTGAACGGTTTGGTGGACTGCGCGATGCCGATTATCGTCGACGGTTATCATGTCGCGAATATTTTTACCGGCCAGTGTTTTACCGAGCCGCCCGACTCCGATTATTTCCGGGAGCGAGCACAGAATCTGAAATTCGATGAAGAAGCGTATTTGCGTGCCATCGCCAAGATTCCGGTGGTGCCTCGAGAGCGTTTGGAGAAAATCACCCGCATGTACGCCGATCTGGCGCAAATTCTCGGCGCATACGGACTGGATCGCTTGCGCCAGCGGCAGACCGCCGAGGAATTAGTGACGTTAAGTCAGCGGCTGGCTGAAAAAGTCGAGGAACGTACCCTGGAGTTGCACGAACGCAATAGTCAGTTGCAGCGCGAGAAGCAGGCATTGACGGATAGCGAGGCGCGCTTGCAGGCCTTATTCGAAAACATGAGCAGCGGTGTTGCCGTGTATTTGCCGATTGACGATCAAGCCAGCGATTTCGTGTTTCTGGCCTTTAATAAAGCGGCCGAGGCAATTGACAAGATTCAGCGTGACCAAGTGATAGGCCGCCCGTTGAGTCAGGTGTTTCCGGGCGCCGCCGAATTCGGTTTGGCGGCGGTATTGCGCCGGGTCGCCGCGACGGGTCGGGCCGAGGCGTTTCCATCCGCGCATTACCGGGACGGACGGGTCGACGGCTGGCGCGACAACTACGTTTACCAATTGCCCAGCGGCGAATTGGTGGCGATTTACGACGATGTGACCGAACTTCGCGAGCGCGAAACCGTGCGTCAGGAACTGGATGCCCGCTTCCGCTCCACCTTCGACGCCGCCGCCATCGGCATGGCGTTGGTTTTACCGGATGGTCATTTCATGCAAGTCAACGCCGCGTTGTGCAAGATCGTCGGTTACAGCGAGGCGGAATTGCTGGGTCTGACTTTTCAAGACATCACCCATCCCGACGATTTACAAACCGATTTGAGTCAAGTTCAAGCGCTGTTGGACGGTGACGGTACCGGCTATCAGATGGAAAAACGTTATTTTCATAAGGACGGCCGGCTGATTTGGATTTTGCTGAGCGTTTCGGCGGTTCGGGACGGCGAAGACCGGATTTTGTACTTCGTGTCGCAAGTACAGGACATCACCGATCGCCGACATTTGCTGGAACAATTGGAACGACAGGCTCATCTGGATTATCTGACCGGTATCGCCAATCGGCGGTACTTCATGGAGCAGGCCGAACTGGAACTGGCCAGGGTACAGCGTTACGGCAACCACTTGTCGGTGTTGATGCTGGATATCGATCGCTTCAAGGCCATTAACGATACTTACGGCCACGCGATCGGGGATAGGGTTTTGCAGAAAATGGGGCAAATCTTCATCGAGACGCTCCGCGAAATCGACATTCCCGGCCGCTTGGGCGGCGAGGAATTTGCGGTGTTGTTGCCTGAAACCGGTTTGCAAAAAGCGGTCGAAGTGGCCGACCGCTTGCGGGTCATCGTCGCCGCCAGCAAAATTGCGCTGGCGTCGGGGTTGCCGTTACGGTTCACCGTGTCCATCGGTATCGCTACGTTGCGCGAATCCAGCGTCAACATCGATACCTTGCTGAATCTGGCGGACCAAGCGCTATACCAAGCCAAGCAAACCGGGCGTAACAAGGTGTGCTGCCTCGAGGAATAA
- a CDS encoding efflux RND transporter periplasmic adaptor subunit, with amino-acid sequence MKFLFAMLPLLMLIGCEQPVPPPPPPRPALVTTVGERTAEAPTTLVGEVRSRYESVQGFRIAGKIIERNVDVGAVVVAGQMLAKLDAVDTGLSTQAAQAEVRAAEADLALAQAELDRQRQLYARKFISNQALDIQEAQYKAAAARAKQARAQAAVTGNQSRYTHLLAERDGVVTEIRAEPGQVVAAGEPIVRIAVAEAKEVAIAVPESRMAGIAVDTPAEVRLWAYPGVTYQGRVREVAPAADSATRTFQVRVALQNPDAAVRLGMTAGVRFYRQDTAAYLLPTPALTERDGRTVVWVVNPANGEVRPRPVRAGDYREDGVLILEGLQSGEQVVAAGVQTLVPGQIVRAVPSRSRP; translated from the coding sequence ATGAAGTTTTTGTTTGCGATGTTGCCGCTGCTGATGTTGATCGGCTGCGAGCAACCGGTGCCGCCGCCGCCGCCGCCCAGGCCGGCATTGGTGACGACGGTGGGGGAACGCACTGCCGAAGCGCCGACCACGCTGGTCGGCGAGGTTCGTTCGCGATACGAAAGTGTGCAGGGTTTCAGGATCGCCGGCAAGATTATCGAACGCAACGTCGACGTCGGCGCCGTGGTCGTGGCCGGTCAGATGTTGGCGAAGTTGGATGCGGTCGATACCGGCTTGTCCACTCAGGCCGCCCAGGCCGAAGTGCGGGCCGCCGAAGCCGATCTGGCGCTGGCGCAGGCCGAATTGGACCGGCAGCGGCAATTGTACGCCCGCAAGTTTATCTCCAATCAGGCCTTGGATATTCAGGAAGCCCAGTACAAGGCCGCCGCCGCCCGCGCCAAGCAGGCACGCGCTCAGGCCGCCGTGACCGGCAATCAGTCGCGCTATACCCATCTATTGGCCGAACGCGACGGCGTGGTGACCGAGATCCGCGCCGAGCCGGGGCAGGTTGTCGCGGCTGGCGAACCCATCGTTCGGATCGCGGTGGCCGAAGCCAAGGAGGTAGCGATCGCGGTACCCGAGTCGCGGATGGCTGGAATTGCGGTCGATACGCCGGCTGAAGTCCGCTTATGGGCGTATCCGGGGGTGACGTATCAGGGCCGGGTCAGGGAGGTGGCGCCGGCCGCCGATAGCGCCACCCGCACCTTCCAGGTGCGGGTGGCGCTTCAGAATCCCGATGCGGCGGTGCGCTTGGGCATGACGGCCGGGGTGCGCTTTTATCGGCAAGATACCGCCGCCTATTTGCTGCCGACGCCGGCGTTGACCGAGCGGGACGGACGGACGGTGGTTTGGGTCGTCAATCCAGCCAATGGCGAAGTGCGGCCCAGACCGGTGCGGGCCGGCGATTACCGTGAGGATGGCGTACTGATCCTAGAGGGTTTGCAAAGTGGGGAGCAAGTCGTCGCGGCGGGTGTTCAGACCTTGGTGCCGGGCCAGATCGTCAGAGCGGTGCCGTCGCGGAGTCGGCCATGA
- a CDS encoding efflux RND transporter permease subunit has translation MKGFNLSEWALRHPALVLYAMLVMTLVGMASYTKLGQSEDPPFTFKIMVIRTGWPGASAEEVERQVTDKLEKKLQEVPWLDTLRSYSRAGESLIFLSALDSTPPSEVPNIFYQARKKVGDIRYTLPDGVEGPTFNDEFGDVYGNLYALTGPGYDYAELKRHAEAVRAELLRVPDVVKVDFFGEQKQRIYVDLSNAKLATMGIDVVSMLQTLQAQNLVTGSGSFDSPDEHVRIAVSGRYDQLEALRDVRLRVNNQEFRLGDVATVGRGYEDPPKDKVRFNGQESLLLGVAMRDGGDIIRLGKALDAAVTQIQSQLPVGLELHPVSSQPKAVQRSVNEFVKSLAEAVVIVLAVSLMSLGLRTGIVVAISIPVVLAITFWLMHLFGVGLHKISLGALILALGLLVDDAIIAVEMMASKMEQGWERTRAAAFAYTSTAMPMLSGTLVTAAGFLPIATAESSTGEYTRSIFQVVVIALLVSWVAAVVFVPYLGFRLLPNYRDRHARPSVFARWLARAGIGSEATGHDDLYQTPFYRRFRGLVAGCVKHRWLVITITLAMFVGAIVGFKFVQQQFFPDSTRPELVVDLRLAEGVSYAATEAEVKKLEDWLSRQSGIENYVAYVGNGSPRFYLPLDQQLPQRNFAQFVVLTQGPTEREALRLRLIQLFEQDFPNLRGSVLRLENGPPVGFPVQFRVSGPDLSELRRLARQVADTMRATPYLSNVQLDWEEPVKVVRIDVDQSKARLLGIGSNDIANLINGALQGLYVTEFREDIERIDLLIRGTKVERQHLSLLQHLMLPTRSGHSVPLSQIAILEYGFEEGVIWRRNRIPTVTVRANLYGDIQAPMVSARIEADLAEFKRKLPVGYRLETGGAVEESAKGGESVAAGMPLFVISVLTVLMIQLQSFSRVALVVLTAPLGMIGVTLFLLLFHQPFGFVAMLGTIALSGMIMRNSVILVDQIDQDKAAGRADFDAIVDSTVRRFRPIVLTAAAAILAMIPLTRSAFFGPMAVAIMGGLTVATLLTLLFLPALYAAWFRVEMPEASD, from the coding sequence ATGAAGGGATTCAACCTGTCCGAGTGGGCCTTGCGCCACCCGGCGCTGGTACTGTACGCGATGCTGGTAATGACGTTGGTCGGGATGGCATCTTATACCAAGCTGGGGCAATCCGAGGACCCGCCGTTTACGTTCAAGATCATGGTGATAAGAACCGGTTGGCCTGGAGCTAGCGCGGAAGAGGTCGAGCGGCAGGTCACCGATAAACTCGAGAAAAAACTCCAGGAAGTGCCGTGGCTGGATACCTTGCGCAGCTACTCGCGAGCCGGCGAATCGTTGATATTTCTGTCGGCCCTCGATTCGACGCCGCCCAGCGAAGTCCCCAATATTTTTTATCAGGCGCGGAAAAAGGTCGGCGATATTCGCTATACCCTGCCCGACGGTGTCGAAGGGCCAACCTTTAACGACGAATTCGGCGATGTCTACGGCAATTTATACGCGTTGACAGGGCCGGGTTACGATTACGCCGAATTGAAACGGCACGCCGAAGCGGTACGCGCCGAATTGTTGCGGGTACCGGACGTCGTCAAGGTGGATTTTTTCGGCGAGCAAAAACAGCGTATCTACGTCGATTTGTCGAATGCCAAGTTGGCGACGATGGGTATCGATGTGGTCAGCATGCTGCAGACCCTACAGGCCCAAAATCTGGTCACCGGCAGCGGCAGTTTCGACTCGCCCGACGAGCACGTCCGGATCGCCGTATCCGGTCGCTACGACCAGTTGGAGGCCTTGCGGGATGTGAGACTCAGGGTTAACAATCAGGAATTTCGCCTCGGCGATGTCGCGACAGTCGGCAGGGGCTACGAAGATCCGCCCAAGGACAAGGTGCGTTTTAACGGTCAAGAATCCTTATTGCTCGGTGTCGCCATGCGTGATGGCGGCGACATCATTCGGCTGGGCAAGGCTCTGGACGCTGCGGTCACCCAAATTCAAAGCCAATTACCGGTCGGTCTGGAACTGCATCCGGTTTCGTCTCAACCTAAAGCCGTGCAGCGATCGGTCAACGAATTCGTCAAATCGCTGGCGGAAGCGGTCGTGATCGTGTTGGCGGTTAGCTTGATGTCGCTGGGATTACGCACCGGCATCGTCGTGGCCATTAGCATACCGGTGGTATTGGCGATCACCTTTTGGCTCATGCATTTGTTCGGCGTCGGTTTGCATAAGATTTCGTTGGGCGCGTTGATTTTGGCGCTCGGCTTGCTAGTGGACGATGCCATCATCGCGGTCGAAATGATGGCGTCGAAAATGGAGCAGGGCTGGGAGCGTACCAGGGCGGCGGCCTTTGCCTATACCTCGACCGCGATGCCGATGCTCAGCGGTACCTTGGTCACCGCCGCCGGTTTTTTGCCGATCGCCACCGCCGAATCTTCGACCGGCGAATACACCCGCTCGATTTTCCAGGTGGTGGTGATTGCATTGTTGGTGTCTTGGGTCGCGGCGGTGGTGTTTGTGCCTTATTTGGGATTTCGGCTACTGCCGAATTACCGAGATCGCCACGCCCGACCGTCGGTGTTTGCCCGCTGGTTGGCGCGCGCCGGCATCGGCAGCGAGGCGACCGGTCACGACGATTTGTACCAGACGCCTTTTTATCGCCGGTTTCGCGGGTTGGTGGCCGGCTGCGTCAAGCATCGTTGGTTGGTGATTACGATTACGTTGGCAATGTTCGTCGGGGCGATCGTCGGTTTTAAATTCGTGCAACAACAATTTTTTCCGGATTCGACCCGGCCCGAACTCGTCGTGGATCTACGTTTGGCCGAAGGCGTATCGTATGCGGCGACCGAAGCCGAGGTGAAAAAACTGGAAGATTGGTTGAGCCGGCAATCCGGCATCGAAAACTACGTGGCCTATGTGGGCAACGGCAGTCCGCGCTTTTATCTGCCGTTGGATCAACAGTTACCGCAGCGCAATTTTGCCCAATTCGTGGTTTTGACTCAGGGACCCACGGAACGCGAGGCGCTGCGGCTTCGCTTGATTCAATTGTTCGAACAGGATTTCCCCAATTTGCGGGGCAGCGTGCTGCGTTTGGAAAACGGCCCGCCGGTCGGTTTTCCGGTGCAGTTTCGGGTATCCGGACCGGATTTGAGCGAATTGCGCCGTCTGGCTCGACAGGTGGCCGATACGATGCGCGCCACCCCTTATTTGTCCAATGTGCAATTGGACTGGGAGGAACCGGTCAAAGTCGTCAGGATCGATGTCGATCAATCCAAGGCTCGTCTGCTCGGCATTGGCTCCAACGACATTGCCAATCTGATCAACGGCGCTTTGCAGGGATTGTACGTCACCGAGTTTCGCGAGGACATCGAGCGCATCGATTTGCTGATTCGCGGCACCAAGGTTGAGCGCCAGCATTTGTCGCTATTGCAGCATCTGATGTTGCCTACCAGGAGCGGGCATAGCGTGCCGCTGTCGCAAATCGCGATTTTGGAATACGGCTTTGAGGAGGGTGTGATCTGGCGCCGGAATCGGATTCCGACCGTGACCGTGCGGGCGAATCTGTACGGCGACATCCAGGCGCCGATGGTTTCGGCCCGGATCGAGGCCGATCTGGCCGAATTCAAACGTAAGCTGCCGGTCGGGTATCGCTTGGAAACCGGCGGCGCGGTCGAGGAGTCGGCGAAAGGCGGCGAGTCGGTGGCTGCCGGTATGCCGCTGTTCGTCATCAGCGTCTTGACGGTGTTGATGATTCAGTTGCAAAGTTTTTCCCGAGTCGCGTTGGTCGTATTGACCGCGCCGCTAGGCATGATAGGCGTGACACTGTTCTTGTTGCTGTTTCATCAGCCGTTCGGCTTTGTGGCGATGTTGGGCACGATCGCGTTGTCGGGCATGATCATGCGTAATTCGGTAATCCTGGTCGATCAAATCGATCAGGATAAAGCGGCCGGCCGCGCCGATTTCGATGCCATCGTCGATTCCACGGTGCGGCGTTTTCGCCCTATCGTGTTGACGGCGGCGGCGGCGATATTGGCGATGATTCCGCTGACGCGCAGCGCGTTTTTCGGCCCCATGGCGGTCGCCATCATGGGAGGGCTCACTGTGGCCACGTTGCTGACCCTGTTGTTTTTGCCAGCCCTATATGCCGCCTGGTTTCGAGTCGAAATGCCGGAAGCGAGCGATTAG
- a CDS encoding HMA2 domain-containing protein: protein MSRIVSSLPGRIRIRDKGLRDPARQTQLSRELANITAITQWQANPRTGSVVVSFDPGDTPMAELEAKLDAAVDNVLGDALTPPLLTKKRINRYNKIAMLGSLAASLALTAVRRKRWRHWHAATGYLFVANLGVHLYLYRKSLFR, encoded by the coding sequence ATGAGCAGAATTGTATCTTCGTTGCCTGGGCGAATCAGGATACGCGACAAAGGCTTGCGGGACCCGGCTCGACAAACTCAACTTAGCCGGGAGTTGGCAAACATCACGGCGATTACCCAATGGCAAGCCAATCCACGCACCGGCAGTGTCGTCGTGAGTTTCGATCCCGGGGATACACCGATGGCAGAGCTGGAAGCCAAACTCGATGCCGCCGTCGACAATGTCTTGGGCGACGCGTTAACGCCGCCGCTGTTGACCAAGAAGCGCATTAACCGTTACAACAAAATCGCCATGTTGGGGAGTCTGGCGGCCTCGCTGGCACTTACTGCGGTGCGCCGAAAACGCTGGCGGCACTGGCATGCGGCGACGGGCTACCTGTTCGTCGCCAATTTAGGCGTGCATTTATATCTTTACCGGAAATCGCTATTTCGCTAA
- a CDS encoding sulfite exporter TauE/SafE family protein, with product MNLMYTLSGFVVGLLVGVTGVGGGSLMTPLLVFLFGFKPAVAVGTDLLYAAITKTAGVFVHHGKHKSVDWRIVGWLALGSLPFAGMTLYVLKNLMAVGKETTGMITFTLGVALLLTACALLVRSWMLRHSAKEEIDDEHSNQDNSGRFSPSWERFATVLTGAILGVLVTLSSVGAGALGTVALLFLYPRMTTLKIVGTDLAHAIPLTAVAGLGHLSLGNFDLQLLLSLLAGSLPGIWLGSHLSAKIPEHYLRPALATLLLVIGLKFVLQ from the coding sequence ATGAATTTAATGTATACGCTGTCGGGTTTTGTAGTCGGTTTGCTGGTGGGCGTGACCGGCGTCGGCGGCGGCTCTTTGATGACGCCGTTGTTGGTGTTCCTTTTCGGTTTCAAACCAGCCGTCGCGGTCGGTACCGATCTGTTATACGCGGCGATTACCAAAACCGCCGGCGTTTTTGTTCATCACGGCAAGCACAAGTCCGTGGATTGGCGCATCGTCGGTTGGCTCGCGCTGGGTAGCTTGCCGTTCGCGGGTATGACGCTTTACGTGCTGAAAAATCTGATGGCGGTCGGTAAGGAAACCACCGGTATGATTACTTTCACGTTGGGCGTGGCTTTGTTGCTGACGGCCTGCGCGTTGCTGGTTCGTAGCTGGATGCTACGTCATTCGGCGAAAGAAGAAATCGACGACGAACACAGCAATCAGGATAACAGTGGCCGGTTTTCGCCAAGTTGGGAGCGATTTGCAACGGTGTTGACCGGCGCGATATTGGGCGTGTTGGTGACTCTGTCATCGGTGGGGGCAGGCGCGCTGGGTACCGTCGCGCTGCTATTTCTATATCCGAGAATGACTACGCTGAAAATTGTCGGCACCGATTTGGCGCATGCGATTCCACTGACTGCGGTGGCCGGGCTTGGGCACTTGAGCCTCGGGAACTTCGATTTGCAATTGCTGTTGAGCTTGTTGGCGGGTTCGTTGCCGGGCATCTGGCTGGGTAGCCACTTGAGCGCGAAGATTCCGGAGCATTATTTGCGGCCGGCCCTGGCCACCTTGTTGCTCGTGATCGGTTTGAAATTTGTGCTGCAATAG
- the typA gene encoding translational GTPase TypA: MIEKLRNIAIIAHVDHGKTTLVDQLLQQSGTFDAHEKVDERVMDSNALEKERGITILAKNTAIDWNGYHINIVDTPGHADFGGEVERVLSMVDCVLLLVDAVDGPMPQTRFVTQKAFALGLKPIVVINKVDRPGARPDWVIDQTFDLFDRLGATDEQLDFPIVYASALKGYAGLELESTVEGGDMTPLFQTIVDKVSPPPVNIDGPFQMQVISLDYNSYVGVIGIGRIQRGSVRTNQPLTLINREGATRNGRMLQIFGFKGLERIEVPQAQAGDIIAFTGIDKLEISDTLCQQDAVEALPPLKVDEPTVSMTFQVNNSPFAGKEGKFVTSRQIRDRLHKELQHNVALRVEDTSDPDKFKVSGRGELHLSILIENMRREGFELGVSRPEVIFKEEDGVTTEPFEMVTIEVEDEHQGTIMEKLGERKGDLLNMVPDGKGRIRLEYMVPSRGLIGFQTEFMTATSGSGLFYHVFDHYGPVKPGTFGVRKRGVLVSMVQGKALAYALFALQERGELFIVHADEVYEGMLVGIHSRANDLVVNPTKAKQLTNIRAAGTDENLILTRIQKMTLEQALEFIDEDELVEVTPQSIRLRKKLLSENDRKRAARSAE, from the coding sequence GTGATAGAAAAACTTAGAAACATCGCCATCATCGCTCACGTCGACCATGGCAAAACCACCCTCGTCGATCAATTGCTGCAACAATCCGGCACCTTCGACGCCCACGAAAAAGTCGACGAACGCGTGATGGACTCCAACGCACTGGAAAAAGAACGCGGCATCACCATTCTGGCGAAGAATACCGCGATCGACTGGAACGGCTATCACATCAACATCGTCGACACACCGGGCCACGCCGATTTCGGCGGCGAAGTGGAGCGGGTGCTGTCCATGGTCGACTGCGTGTTGTTGCTGGTCGATGCCGTGGACGGCCCAATGCCGCAAACCCGCTTCGTGACTCAGAAAGCCTTCGCCCTGGGCTTGAAACCCATTGTCGTCATTAACAAAGTCGACCGCCCCGGCGCCCGTCCGGACTGGGTCATCGACCAAACCTTCGATTTGTTCGACCGGCTCGGCGCCACCGACGAACAATTGGATTTTCCGATCGTCTATGCCTCGGCGCTGAAAGGTTACGCAGGTCTGGAGCTGGAAAGCACTGTCGAGGGCGGCGACATGACCCCGCTGTTCCAAACCATCGTTGATAAGGTGAGTCCACCACCGGTCAATATAGACGGCCCATTCCAAATGCAAGTCATCAGCCTGGACTACAACAGCTACGTCGGCGTGATCGGCATCGGCCGCATCCAGCGCGGCAGCGTCAGAACCAACCAACCGCTGACCTTGATCAACCGAGAAGGCGCCACCCGCAACGGCCGGATGCTGCAAATCTTCGGTTTCAAGGGGCTGGAACGTATCGAAGTGCCACAAGCGCAAGCCGGCGACATCATCGCATTTACCGGTATCGACAAACTGGAAATTTCAGACACGCTATGTCAGCAGGACGCGGTCGAAGCCTTGCCGCCACTGAAAGTCGACGAACCGACCGTCAGCATGACTTTCCAGGTCAACAACTCGCCGTTCGCAGGCAAGGAAGGCAAATTCGTCACGTCGCGGCAAATACGCGATCGGTTGCACAAGGAGTTGCAGCACAACGTCGCATTGCGCGTCGAAGACACCAGCGATCCAGACAAATTTAAAGTGTCCGGCCGCGGCGAATTGCATCTGTCGATTTTGATCGAAAACATGCGTCGCGAAGGCTTCGAATTGGGCGTTTCTCGTCCGGAAGTGATTTTCAAGGAAGAAGACGGTGTCACCACCGAACCGTTCGAAATGGTCACCATCGAAGTGGAAGACGAGCACCAGGGCACAATCATGGAGAAACTCGGCGAGCGCAAGGGCGACTTGCTGAACATGGTCCCGGATGGCAAGGGCCGTATCCGCTTGGAATACATGGTACCGTCGCGCGGCCTGATCGGCTTCCAAACCGAGTTCATGACCGCCACTTCCGGGTCCGGTTTGTTCTACCACGTCTTCGACCATTACGGCCCAGTCAAACCCGGCACTTTCGGCGTACGTAAGCGCGGCGTACTGGTATCGATGGTACAGGGCAAGGCTCTGGCTTACGCGCTGTTTGCGTTGCAGGAACGCGGCGAATTGTTCATCGTTCACGCCGACGAAGTCTACGAAGGCATGCTGGTTGGCATTCACTCGCGGGCTAACGATCTGGTGGTCAATCCGACCAAGGCCAAACAGCTCACCAACATCCGCGCGGCCGGTACCGACGAAAACCTGATTCTGACCCGCATCCAGAAAATGACGCTGGAACAGGCCCTGGAATTCATTGACGAGGACGAACTGGTCGAAGTCACGCCGCAATCGATACGCCTACGTAAAAAACTGCTGTCCGAAAACGACCGCAAACGCGCCGCCCGTTCCGCCGAATAA